In Penicillium oxalicum strain HP7-1 chromosome I, whole genome shotgun sequence, a single window of DNA contains:
- a CDS encoding Transcription factor steA, translating to MYPQPGAPMAPPQKPETFMLSTEAQQSLPHDAQVALQQVDNLKYFLLSAPVDWQPDQLIRRFLLPTGDYVSCVLWSNLFHISGTDIVRCLAFRFQAFGRPVKNSKKFEEGIFSDLRNLKAGTDATLEEPKSAFLDFLYKNNCIRTQKKQKVFYWYSVPHDRLFLDALERDLKREKMNQEATTVAVSEPALSFEFDSSQSLYEQLTKAQQANTSSFAAHASTTYGQPSSPVVRSVDAMPPPQMAPPAMPLMQDDHAHQTMYSTPQMPLSNTLLQSIIKREQDYGHIQYDRNGMPLPRIHQRHSSMPTFYEYSPAPSFVSSQYEDYSNRGLSFEPVTPPQHSVGMGAEPAYIANEDTGLYTAIPDLSNTAPYNPMMQLPPSNFAGAHYGVSRPYSSNQYSVIEGSPTYKQRRRRPSITPGPSVAPPYAAHRPSDLRRSVSSSVAPVAEGDESAHDLSRTYPSAMLPQKDTLQEISRHSTPLQQMEQTTDHNQVPVSNAPNKITSMPLTSGMESAISHNGGRSDRPGPGPARRARNTYERTRKNGLTLARTAARPFLDQTTWHNGQAPIGNEDDLENDGNEFESAGEESSSPMHHVPHSMVQMPPMNSMTTSITMATSMPTMVTSTHPMIAPQLLQQPM from the exons ATGTATCCTCAACCAGGTGCTCCCATGGCACCTCCTCAAAAGCCGGAGACTTTTATGCTGTCAACCGAAGCCCAACAGAGCCTTCCGCATGACGCGCAGGTCGCCCTGCAACAGGTCGACAACC TAAAATACTTCCTTCTTTCGGCCCCTGTCGACTGGCAGCCTGACCAGCTCATCCGCCGATTCCTTCTGCCGACCGGAGACTATGTATCTTGCGTCTTATG GAGCAACCTTTTCCACATCTCCGGCACTGATATTGTGCGATGCTTGGCGTTTCGATTCCAGGCATTCGGCCGACCTGTGAAGAATTCGAAAAAATTCGAAGAGGGCATCTTTTCCGACCTACGAAACTTGAAGGCTGGTACAGATGCGACCTTGGAGGAACCCAAGAGCGCATTCCTGGACTTTCTCTACAAGAACAACTGCATCCGCAcgcagaagaagcaaaaggtgTTCTACTGGTATAGTGTTCCGCACGATCGATTGTTCCTGGATGCGCTCGAGCGTGACCTCAAGCGTGAAAAGATGAACCAGGAGGCGACCACCGTGGCCGTCAGCGAACccgctctctctttcgagTTCGATTCGTCTCAGTCGTTGTATGAGCAGTTGACCAAGGCGCAGCAAGCGAATACTTCCTCGTTTGCCGCCCACGCAAGTACGACATATGGCCAGCCTTCTTCCCCTGTGGTTCGGAGCGTTGACGCAATGCCTCCTCCCCAGATGGCTCCCCCAGCGATGCCGCTCATGCAGGACGACCATGCCCATCAGACGATGTACAGCACTCCTCAGATGCCACTCTCCAACACTCTTCTCCAGAGTATCATTAAGCGCGAGCAAGATTACGGACACATCCAGTACGATCGCAATGGAATGCCGCTCCCCCGGATCCACCAGCGCCATTCCTCCATGCCCACTTTCTACGAGTACTCCCCGGCCCCGTCTTTCGTTTCATCTCAGTATGAGGATTACAGCAACCGCGGTCTCTCCTTCGAGCCCGTGACTCCCCCGCAGCACTCGGTCGGTATGGGTGCGGAGCCCGCCTACATTGCGAATGAGGACACTGGTCTCTACACTGCAATTCCTGATCTGTCCAACACCGCGCCTTACAACCCCATGATGCAGCTCCCGCCTTCCAACTTTGCTGGTGCCCACTACGGCGTCTCGAGACCCTACTCGTCCAATCAGTATTCCGTCATTGAGGGTTCTCCCACGTATAAGCAGAGAAGGCGTCGACCTTCGATTACCCCCGGGCCGAGTGTGG CCCCCCCTTACGCTGCGCATCGCCCGAGCGATCTTCGACGATCGGTGTCCAGCTCCGTCGCACCGGTCGCAGAGGGCGATGAGTCGGCACATGATCTTTCCCGAACGTACCCCAGTGCCATGCTGCCACAGAAGGACACCCTGCAGGAAATCTCACGCCATAGCACCCCTCTCCAGCAAATGGAGCAGACCACCGACCACAACCAGGTGCCAGTGAGCAATGCACCGAACAAGATAACCTCCATGCCACTTACTTCCGGAATGGAATCCGCAATTTCTCACAACGGTGGGCGATCAGATCGTCCCGGCCCTGGTCCGGCCCGCCGTGCGAGAA ACACGTACGAACGCACACGCAAGAACGGCCTTACCCTTGCCCGTACTGCAGCAAGGCCTTTTCTCGATCAGACAACCTGGCACA ACGGTCAAGCACCCATTGGCAACGAGGATGACTTGGAAAATGACGGCAACGAGTTTGAGTCTGCTGGCGAGGAGTCCTCATCGCCTATGCACCATGTCCCTCACTCCATGGTCCAGATGCCGCCTATGAACTCGATGACCACATCCATTACCATGGCCACGTCGATGCCCACAATGGTCACATCGACTCATCCAATGATCGCTCCTCAGCTATTGCAGCAGCCAATGTAA
- a CDS encoding Carboxypeptidase S1: MVSTAWLAAAPLAATVAAQYFPPPPEGLTVVESKHEEGVKISYKQPGICETTPGVRSYSGYVHLPPGTLKDVGIDQKYPINTFFWFFEARHDPLNAPLSIWMNGGPGSSSMIGLLQENGPCIVNPDSNSTELNPWSWNNYVNMLYIDQPNQVGFSYDVATNGTFDQVAQAWNLSSWEHGVPQQNNTFYVGTTASGKPSAAANGTENAARSLWHFAQTWFSEFPEYKPHDDRVSIWTESYGGRYGPAFTAFFQEQNEKIQNKTLTAASESHYIHLDTLGIINGCVDLLVQAPSYPIMAYNNTYGLQTINETVYRRAMHAWSRPGGCKEQIQHCRTLAAESDPQMHGTNETVNKVCHKAGDFCSNAVEGAYVNFADRGYYDIAHKNPDPFPPNYFLGFLNQHWVQGALGVPINFTESSEGVYRGFQSTGDYARADVHGYLDDIAYVLDSGIKVALVHGDRDYACDWIGGEDVSLRVAHAQAEHFRTAGYAPLRTNSSYVGGQVRQYGNFSFSRVYQAGHEIPAYQPQTAYEIFHRALFNRDLATGRIDTAANRSYSTQGPASTWHIKNEVPDSPEPECYLLALEATCTDEQIARVVNGTAVIKHYIVVG; the protein is encoded by the exons ATGGTCTCCACTGCATGGCTAGCCGCGGCTCCGTTGGCTGCCACTGTGGCTGCGCAATACTTTCCGCCCCCTCCAGAAGGCTTGACGGTGGTGGAATCGAAGCATGAAGAAGGGGTCAAGATCTCCTACAAGCAG CCGGGGATCTGCGAGACCACACCTGGCGTCAGATCATACTCCGGCTACGTGCACTTGCCGCCGGGGACCCTGAAGGATGTGGGCATCGATCAAAAGTATCCGATCAACACCTTCTTCTGGTTCTTTGAGGCCCGACATGACCCTCTGAATGCACCCCTGTCCATCTGGATGAATGGGGGACCAGGAAGCTCGTCCATGATCGGCTTGCTGCAGGAGAATGGTCCCTGCATCGTCAATCCAGACAGTAACTCGACCGAGCTGAACCCATGGTCCTGGAACAATTACGTCAATATGTTGTACATTGATCAGCCGAATCAAGTCGGCTTCAGCTACGACGTAGCCACCAACGGGACCTTTGACCAGGTCGCTCAGGCATGGAATCTCTCCAGCTGGGAACACGGAGTCCCCCAGCAAAACAACACCTTTTACGTGGGCACAACGGCCAGCGGGAAGCCCTCCGCAGCCGCCAACGGGACAGAGAATGCAGCGCGCTCACTGTGGCATTTTGCCCAGACTTGGTTCTCCGAGTTTCCCGAGTACAAGCCGCACGACGATCGAGTGAGCATTTGGACTGAATCGTACGGTGGACGTTACGGTCCGGCGTTCACGGCCTTTTTCCAGGAGCAGAATGAAAAGATTCAGAACAAGACCCTGACCGCCGCGAGCGAGTCACATTACATTCACCTGGACACTCTGGGTATCATCAACGGATGCGTGGACCTGCTTGTCCAAGCGCCCTCGTACCCCATCATGGCCTACAACAATACCTATGGCTTGCAGACTATCAATGAAACCGTCTATCGACGGGCCATGCACGCCTGGAGTCGACCGGGAGGCTGCAAGGAGCAGATCCAGCACTGCCGGACTCTGGCGGCCGAAAGCGACCCCCAGATGCACGGCACCAACGAGACCGTTAACAAGGTCTGTCACAAAGCCGGTGATTTTTGCAGCAATGCCGTCGAGGGAGCGTATGTGAACTTTGCGGATCGGGGCTACTACGATATTGCACACAAGAACCCCGACCCCTTTCCGCCCAATTACTTCCTTGGATTCCTGAACCAGCACTGGGTCCAAGGTGCACTCGGTGTCCCGATCAACTTCACCGAGTCCAGCGAGGGTGTGTACCGGGGCTTTCAATCCACGGGCGACTACGCCCGGGCCGACGTCCACGGATACCTCGACGACATTGCCTATGTCTTGGACTCGGGTATCAAAGTGGCCCTGGTGCACGGCGACCGCGACTACGCCTGCGACTGGATCGGTGGCGAAGACGTGAGCTTGCGCGTGGCCCATGCGCAGGCCGAGCACTTCCGCACGGCGGGCTACGCGCCACTCCGCACGAATTCGTCCTACGTTGGGGGCCAGGTGCGCCAGTATGGGAATTTCTCGTTCTCACGGGTCTACCAGGCTGGACATGAGATTCCCGCCTATCAGCCACAGACCGCATATGAGATTTTCCATCGAGCTCTCTTCAACCGGGATCTGGCCACCGGTAGGATCGACACGGCCGCCAATAGGTCCTACTCCACCCAAGGGCCAGCCTCGACATGGCATATCAAGAATGAAGTGCCCGACAGTCCGGAGCCGGAATGCTATCTCTTGGCGCTTGAAGCCACATGTACGGATGAGCAGATTGCCCGGGTCGTCAATGGGACTGCGGTCATCAAGCACTATATTGTTGTGGGTTGA
- a CDS encoding Protein psi1 gives MVAETKLYDALSIKPSASQDEIKKAYRKAALKYHPDKNKNDPKAAEKFKEVSQAYEVLSDPEKRKVYDQFGLEYLLRGGPAPSPGGGGGGGGAGPGGMPGGFNFGGGMPRGGSRTFHFSTGPGGTNGFSFSNADDIFREFAKSSGGGGGMGGGVPGGFDDDIFSMLGGMGGAGAGGFRSRPTSGGFSSAKANRAPTPEPTVIEKDLPVTLDEVFKGTTKTVNAKSKSFDASGKRTVKDVPLEAVIKPGMRAGTKIKYRNIGDGEEGGRQDMHLIVKYVDHPDFKVERDNLVTTVELSLKEALTGWERIVKTIDGKSIRVSKPGPTQPGHEEHYPGWGMPNSKKPNERGDLVVRVKVNFPKTLSSETKTILKDLLP, from the exons ATGGTGGCCGAAACAAAACTCTACGATGCTTTGAGCATCAAACCTAGTGCCTCCCAGGACGAAATCAAAAAGGCCTACCGTAAGGCTGCATTGAAGTATCATCCGgacaagaacaagaatgATCCCAAAGCAGCAGAAAAATTCAAAG AGGTGTCACAAGCCTACGAAGTTCTTTCCGATCCAGAGAAGCGCAAAGTCTACGATCAATTTGGTCTAGAGTACCTCTTACGTGGGGGGCCTGCGCCTTCGccaggtggtggtggtggaggcggGGGTGCTGGTCCCGGTGGTATGCCAGGCGGGTTCAACTTTGGTGGTGGCATGCCTCGCGGTGGTAGCCGCACTTTCCACTTCTCGACCGGTCCCGGCGGCACCAATGGATTCAGTTTCAGCAATGCGGACGACATCTTCCGCGAGTTCGCCAAGTCATCCGGAGGTGGCGGTGGGATGGGGGGTGGTGTGCCGGGTGGATTTGACGACGACATCTTCTCGATGCTCGGTGGTATGGGCGGCGCGGGGGCCGGAGGCTTCCGCAGTCGTCCAACTTCAGGAGGCTTCTCGTCGGCCAAAGCGAACCGGGCTCCCACCCCAGAACCGACGGTGATCGAGAAGGATCTGCCAGTTACCTTGGATGAAGTCTTCAAGGGGACCACCAAGACGGTGAATGCCAAGAGCAAGTCCTTCGATGCGAGTGGGAAGCGCACGGTCAAGGATGTTCCCTTGGAGGCGGTCATCAAGCCGGGTATGCGGGCTGGCACCAAGATCAAGTACCGCAACATTGGAGATGGTGAGGAAGGTGGCCGACAGGATATGCATTTGATTGTGAAATAC GTCGATCACCCGGACTTCAAAGTGGAGCGCGACAACCTTGTCACAACGGTGGAATTGAGTCTGAAGGAAGCTTTGACGGGTTGGGAGCGGATTGTGAAGACGATTGACGGTAAATCCATCCGTGTCTCCAAGCCCGGTCCTACGCAGCCCGGCCACGAAGAGCACTACCCAGGCTGGGGCATGCCAAACTCCAAAAAACCCAACGAACGGGGCGATCTCGTCGTCCGGGTCAAAGTCAACTTCCCCAAGACGTTGAGCTCCGAGACAAAGACAATCCTCAAAGACCTGCTTCCCTGA
- a CDS encoding Protein pbn1 — MKRRITFIQRPESPFVPEQVSISPAAVSVHGLDAAREDRITLSLDDLPDELRAVLEESHELRLRWATERPFDAIAPFASRISPGLHVHYTPQARNQASEGLCSLLRTVFGNREDGQAVVNCTTAEDTFITTPLVSTRFATSASLQYYTRLSSLRSFVAYIRRTACHQQQAGGTECHTRADSLLNADTVDVDYDSISHALTISGIWAQPPAEGWAEEVPKSISSNDKVEFGVLSTDKGIEPSEIQVGGLLAVVGEDKKMKPTMFSFPSRHHRLPSDASYSVSFSKPTGLHPTMSITMQPPSLQRPPAPEDATCALHTFLTLPSSVFGDQYQLGTKDPLFLQSHNLAALRAHAGEMDLEAPHWAVQSWGSTWLFELATPTANDGADTLGNRTATIPLHLRYLPSSETGYRTTQVPWPVVFWACTAEDGTKMGVNPFDRTNLGWDGLFGPRTMFYQLHPESGRLVEEIEVPVLKLRNGEGLFTAQMIELGTSLVILLGFLWVLWRVIQVGFMRPRPNSTRDGREKKE; from the exons ATGAAGCGCCGAATTACCTTTATCCAGCGTCCAGAGTCACCCTTTGTACCGGAGCAGGTCTCCATTAGTCCCGCCGCCGTATCAGTACACGGGCTGGATGCCGCGCGCGAGGATCGCATAACATTAAGCTTGGACGATCTCCCTGACGAG CTTCGAGCCGTTCTTGAAGAGTCTCACGAGCTTCGTCTTCGCTGGGCGACCGAGCGTCCTTTTGATGCCATTGCGCCCTTTGCGAGCAGGATCTCGCCCGGGCTGCATGTGCATTATACACCACAGGCGAGGAATCAGGCATC TGAGGGACTATGCTCACTGTTACGGACGGTCTTTGGCAACCGTGAAGATGGACAAGCTGTAGTAAACTGCACAACGGCCGAG GACACCTTCATCACGACACCGCTCGTTTCCACTCGATTTGCGACTTCGGCCTCCTTGCAATACTACACCCGGTTATCGAGTCTACGATCTTTTGTTGCATATATAAGGCGGACGGCATGTCACCAACAGCAGGCTGGCGGGACTGAGTGCCATACGCGTGCGGACAGCTTGCTCAATGCTGATACAGTCGATGTGGATTATGACAGCATCTCTCATGCGCTGACTATCTCTGGTATCTGGGCTCAGCCTCCAGCCGAGGGTTGGGCGGAAGAAGTGCCAAAGTCCATTTCTAGTAATGATAAAGTCGAGTTCGGTGTGTTGAGCACAGACAAGGGCATCGAGCCGTCGGAGATACAAGTGGGAGGATTGCTGGCGGTTGTTGGGGAGGATAAAAAGATGA AGCCGACTATGTTCTCATTCCCCTCGCGACATCACCGTCTCCCGTCAGACGCCAGTTActctgtctctttctctaAGCCCACCGGCCTTCATCCCACCATGTCCATCACTATGCAGCCACCCTCTCTCCAACGACCACCCGCCCCTGAAGATGCAACCTGTGCCCTGCACACATTCCTCACACTCCCATCGTCGGTCTTTGGAGACCAGTACCAACTCGGCACCAAAGACCCGCTCTTCCTGCAGTCGCATAATCTTGCTGCACTTCGCGCGCACGCGGGTGAAATGGACCTTGAAGCTCCCCACTGGGCCGTACAAAGCTGGGGCTCCACCTGGCTATTTGAACTTGCCACGCCCACCGCGAACGATGGTGCAGACACGTTGGGGAACCGGACCGCCACGATCCCCCTACATCTACGTTACCTACCCTCCTCGGAGACAGGGTACAGAACAACACAGGTGCCTTGGCCAGTTGTATTCTGGGCCTGCACGGCCGAGGACGGTACCAAGATGGGGGTGAACCCTTTTGATCGTACGAATCTCGGCTGGGACGGGCTATTTGGGCCACGGACGATGTTCTACCAATTGCATCCGGAATCAGGTCGACTTGTCGAAGAGATCGAGGTGCCTGTGTTGAAACTCAGAAATGGTGAGGGACTGTTTACGGCTCAGATGATTGAGTTGGGGACGTCTCTTGTGATTCTCCTCGGGTTCTTGTGGGTGCTTTGGCGGGTGATTCAGGTTGGATTCATGAGGCCCCGGCCAAATTCTACGAGGGACGGACGTGAGAAGAAAGAGTAG